CCACCATGCTCGTGTGCGGAGTGGTTTGTTCATGCGAGTTTAACAAGCAGAATAGGTAGTACGATTAACACTGATTATTAAGACATTGAATAGCACCGTGTTAGTCCCTACATGGTTGCCACCATCATAGCGTCACATTTTATTGGTTGGTTCCCTggagaattgttttttttagattcatGATTAGATGTTGAACGTCACTCATTTGGCAAAATGAGGTGAATTAAAGTGAGTTACAGTGAACTTCATTCTTTGAAATCACACTGTCATGACACAGAGGTTGTAATCGTTGacagagatttgttttaaaaatcaaagaaCTCATTTGGCAAATGCATGAACTGCAGACGACTTAAATGTTCCGGTCTGTTTATGATCAACTGTGACGCAGGTAAGAAATAAACCGCCTGCCAACCTTAGGTAGGAGAGAATGAAAGTGATTTGGTGGCAACATACGATCAACAAGTGAccgacttaaaaaaaaaaataatgcactgaaataaaaagtCCACTTAAAACTATCATATAAACCTGTCTTGAAACACATTATACTTTTCTTCTGGCCCCAGTTGGAGAAGATCTTCTCTAGCGTTTACAATAAAAATCACACTGACAGGAGATCGTTACAAAGTGACTGACCGAGAGAGGGAGTCCTCAGAAATATCCATCTGAGTGGTGGAAATGAGGAGACACAAACTGAACTTTGGCACACTGAATGAGGAGGGCTGGCAGAGAGGCGAGGACCAAGCCTGCAGCTGTGCTATGGCAGTGTTTGGTTGAGTGGGCCGCACACTCATAGACCTTTGTTGAAGTAGACCCTCTCCACGCCCGGGTGGCTGGCCcggatcttctcctgcagctcggGCTCCAGGCGGCTGACCGACATGGAGCTGGATCGTGGAACGGGAGAAAGGCAGGAGTTACTGGGTCAGACATGAACACTGTGGGTGGGTTGTGCAACAGTTCAGGCAGGAAAAGAATCCTGCAAACGCTGCAACTATTAATCTAGAGAGAGGTCACGTGCCTGGTTCCTGTTATCTCGGTGCAAATGTCTGACTGTAAGTTTTACTCACCTCTTCTGGGGGAACAACGCACAGCAGAGTGGAGTGGCAAACACCAGGCTGAAAAAACAGAAGTAAAACTTGGTTAAAACACACCCAATGAGCCAGAGTGAGGGTCAGTTCAATAGTGTGGTTACAGTAAAATCTTCGTTGATTTATCAATCAAAGGTCAGTCAGAAACTATTTGAAAATCAAATGAGTAAtctttcaatttaaatgtgaggatttgctgcttccCCCTGTTTTACGccactgtaaaaaaatgttgactGTATCCATTCACATTGTAgataaaagccagatgttagtgggtttctTCACCAGTAGAAAAGATGCTCaacacaatcagcagattcCTCCATACAGCTATGACAATGATTGGTAGTTTGAGCCCAATTACAAAGTTTGATTTACTTCATTAATCTAAATCTGTATATGAATCAAATCGTAATTAGTTACAGAACTGCTGTGTTGCGTTGTGCACGTCGAGCTATGCTACTGGGCACACTTTTTGCAGGAAGTGCTGCTCACATAACTGTCAGCTCAGTGAAGCAGAACTGAAAGAATGTTCCATGTGATTTTAATTATCTGAACTCGGGGTCACTGGAGgcgaagaggagctgcagagacaaagagtgGCCGTGTTCAGACATGAGATTAACATGCGTCTCTGGTGATCAGATCACTGATGTCAGTACAAGTGTGAACGCACCAGAGATGCACTGGGATCTGTTTGTTCACACCCCAATCAGATCACATCTGGACTGCACACAGCGATACGTGCGGGGATAAAGGTAAAATTCTTCAGAAAACGTAGGACAGGATCTGTGGCATGTTCCTTTAAATCGCTGAAACTCAATTGAAAAGCTCCACCAGTCTGCTGTTAACACAACTTAATTACTGATCCACAGATTAGACGTCTAAACTCAGTGAGACAGGCTGAGAGAGCTGATATCATCTAGCGTTCAAAATAAACGTTCCTCTAGAGACACCTGACAAAGATGTTCGGTGATAGAAATCTTGGGATTCCCCACCGGTTTCATATCATcgttgggggggaaaaaaattagGTTGAAATTTCAAAGGAATTTGACACAGCGGTTCATCGGGTGGACCATCTCTGTCGACTCACCAGAATCCCACCAGGCCGACTTGAATGGGTGCACTCATCCATGGGAACTTCTGAAAAGACcaggcagaaaaaaaacgaaTGTGAGGCACAAAAGCAGCTGTGAATTCCCAAACCAGAGTGGCCTCACGTCCCCGGTGCTTTTTATTCCTCTGATGTGTGATTACTAAGAGGAGACAAGTGGCAGAGCCAGTGTGGAACATCAGGTTCCCACCATTAAACCTAaacttttgttatttaaattataatgtccaccaagcaggttatgctttgaaaatgttggtttgttggtttgtctgtgagtaagattacacaaaaaacgactttccatgaaacttggtggaaggatgggacatgggccaaagaTGATGCCACTAAATTTTCGTGCGGATCTGGATAAagaattttttttccttcactttcttcaacgTTGTGAGATTGGGgcttttttcaacatgttcGTTGATTTCGCAGAGATTTATCTGTGAATTCAGATGTATTTAAGGGGGTGgtatccatgagtgtgtgccGATCCAAATAAAGAACTGGATTAAgtggatttgaatgtgttttcataggAGTGGAGGCTTGTTTCAGCTGCGGTAAGGTAATAAATAGGGTTAGAAACCTGTTTAgtgtgttgggccttggcggagatatgtGCTCTAGTGAGTGGAACTGTAATTCAGGAATTTGAGGAGATACTGCAGCAAACACATTCCTCTGTGCGATGTGTTTTAAAGGGAAGCAGCTAATTCAGATATACACCCACCTTCAGAAAGGCCTTCTTCTCCAAATGGTTCATTAAAAATGGAGGAATggctgaaaagacagagattaTTACTGCATATTCAATTCAAAGTCAATTTGTAAAGTTGATGGTTTTTGCACGATTTTGGGTTTTGAGTAAATGATGCCGTCAGCCGCCAGAGTGGCGTTAACAAAGCTCCCGTTAGGTGCCTGAGAGGTGTTCATACCCATTCCTGGAGAAGCCATGAGGATTCTGGAGACCACAACCTGAGAGATGGCCTGCTGTGCAGCTTTCGTGGACTCTCCTAGCCTGTTGTCATTCTCGTCTGTTATGGGAATGCCGTGCTTGAGTTCTCTGAAGACGAGGagagaagtaaacaaaaatcaGAGGAGTCTAATGCACCTTTTATTAcctctgtaaaaacaacactgcTGTGCTTTGCAGAGTGCGCGTCCTCCTTTACCTTTGTCTCATCAGCGGGATGTTGATACAGTTAGCAGCGGCTACAGCAGCGAATGGAACAAACCGTCCAATCAGAGGTGAGATatgctggagagaggaggagtaaaAACAGTAGGGTAGAGATGAAAATCCTGGTCATGCCGTTTCCTCCAATTTCACCTTTCAGACCAGAACAAGTCTAAGGTTACTGGAGGTTAAATTCCACATGTTTCACGTAAAGGCCTTTCTGTCAGATGTACAGCACAAAGTGACTAAAAGCGGCCATGACAGTTTGCTGGTTACAGAGCATGACCCTGTACATAATGTGGCTTTTCTATGACAAAGAGACTGTTTGTGCATTAGCGTGCAGCTGAGGTCAATACATTAAAATGAGACGTGGAATGGGGTTAGATGAACCGATACCTTTGTTAGTGCATTTAGTCCTAGAGCGGTGGCAACTGCCCCTGTGGTGGCAGACACATAAGCTGTGCCAAGCTGACTGCAAACAGAAGAGTCACCGGTCACGTCACACAAAAAACTGTCCACACAGAAACCGTTGAACTGAAGGGTTAATATGAGCCAGGAATAGCTGCCTCCTACCTGACTGTGATTGGAGCATCGCCGCTCCTGTTCGTATAATTGACTATTGCATTAAAAGACTGATTGATCCACTGCCAGAGCAGCACAGCTGGAGTGGTTCTgcgagaaaaacaaacagtggagtCGTAATCCAGGACAGTGTGAAGGTGCAGCAGGAAAACCATGTGGCATCTGAATTTTCCATTAGAAAGTATGAAATAGACTTTATTGGAAAACATGAACTAATATCTTCCTTGTCAGATATCCCCTACAGTGATGCATACAAAAGTAGGAATAATGTCAGCCAAAGTATTAATAGattgaattaaattatttaagaTATATATTAAGATGTCTTGCCAAAGGTCCTATTAGTGATAGTAATAGATGTATTCGTAGTAGGAATATTGATTGTAATGTGTATAATGTAAAGAGTTTACAGTCTGAC
The Hippoglossus stenolepis isolate QCI-W04-F060 chromosome 7, HSTE1.2, whole genome shotgun sequence genome window above contains:
- the sfxn1 gene encoding sideroflexin-1, producing the protein MQISLAAAFQGHLLRTAGAHSAINMAAELSTSINIKEPRWDQSTFVGRAKHFFTVTDPRNILLSNEQLAHSHKIITDYRQGVVSPGLTEDELWRAKYVFDSAFHPDTGEKMILIGRMSAQVPMNMTITGCMMTFYKTTPAVLLWQWINQSFNAIVNYTNRSGDAPITVSQLGTAYVSATTGAVATALGLNALTKHISPLIGRFVPFAAVAAANCINIPLMRQRELKHGIPITDENDNRLGESTKAAQQAISQVVVSRILMASPGMAIPPFLMNHLEKKAFLKKFPWMSAPIQVGLVGFCLVFATPLCCALFPQKSSMSVSRLEPELQEKIRASHPGVERVYFNKGL